The genomic segment TCAGGCAGAAAAACTGGTGTTCTCTTTTCACGGTCTACCCAAGCGCAATCTGGAAGAGGGAGACCCCTACCATTGTGAGTGCCTCAAAACCTCTCGGCTCATCGCTGAAAAGCTCGGCTTGGAGGAAGACGACTATCTCACCACGTTCCAGTCCCGCTTCGGCCGGCAAGAGTGGTTGCAGCCCTACACGGATAAAACCCTCGAAGCCCTGCCGGAACAGGGGGTAAAGTCCGTGCAAGTTGTCTGCCCGGGTTTCTCCGCGGATTGTCTGGAGACACTGGAAGAAATTGCTCTGGAAAACCGGGACACCTTCACCACAGCGGGCGGCGAGCGCTATGACTATATTCCCTGTCTGAATGCGCAGCCCGCACACATTGATGCACTGGCAGGAATTGTTCGCGCACAGATTGCCGACTGGCTGCACGCCCCTCACTGAGCACGCGGAGAGTGTCTCACAGCCAGCGCCGCACCCGCTCGCAATAAGCGGCAAAATCCTCCGGAAACAGCTCGCGCAGCATAGCCTCTTCCGGACGAATAAAACGCAGCTCAATAATGATACCGAACAAGACAGGTACAGCCAGTGCGCAGGTTGAACCCACGGTAACGGCACAACCAAGCAGCACGGACAGCATGCCCAGGTACATCGGGTTGCGTGTAAACCTGTAGACGCCCTCGGTGACAAGACTGGTGACATTGCGAAACGGCACCAGGTCTGTACCGGCGCGATGAAACAAGCCGCCCGCCGTCACCAACAACCAGAGCCCGATGACGATCAGTCCGCCTCCCAAGCCTTGTGATATCCCTGACGTGAACCGAAGACCGGGCAAAAACTCGTTCAAAGCAAAAATTGCGGTCAGCCCAAAAGCCAGCCAGATGGGTGGATAGATGATGCGCTTTACCATGTCCGCTCCTTCGGTCAGTGCGCCGCCAGATGAATGCCAGGGGGTTCCACGCTTCCTATGGCAAAGGCCAACGCAATACCCAGCAGAAATGCGACACTCAGTTTCAATTTATCGTGGGAGTGAAAATGCACCTCGGGCAAAAGATCGCCCAGAGCAATACAGATAAACGCACCGGCGGAGAAAGCCAGGGCTGCCGCCACCACTTGTTCGCTGCCGCCGATAATATCCACGCCATAATAAAACATCAGTGCGCCCAGCGGACACATCAGGGCAAAGATCAAATTGGTCGTCGTGCGGGCACTGCGACTCCAACCTCCCGCCTCCATAACGGTGACAATCGAAATCGCATCCAGAGGCTTGTGCAGCAAAATAGCGAGGAAGACCCCCAAACCGATCACACTACCGTGAGTCGCGCCACCGTGCATCATCGCGCCGAGAGCAACGCCGTCAATCAGTGTGTGCAACCCGAGGCCGAACGCAATGCCCATCCAGCTCAAACCATGGGCAGCGGCGACTCCTCGCTCTTCGTGGTGATGGTGCTGCTCTTCCTCGTGACTGAAATCATGCTGGTGGAAATGAAAGACGCGCAGCAGCAGCAACATAACGATCAATCCGATCATCAACCACCAGACTGCCGTATCAACACCATGCGCACCGCCCAACAGCGCCGTGCTGTGGGGCAGCAAATGATAAAAAGCCACACCTAACATGAGCCCTGAAACGAGGCTCATAATCACCTGGGTACGAGTATGGGTCATACGTATCCAGCGCGGCAATAAGCCGCCCAGCAGGGAGAAACCCGCAATGGCAACGCAGTAAAAAATCAGTAACAAACCGGGTGACAAGGTCATTCTGGATCTCGCCAGATAAAATGCAGCCGCGGATTATTTCACAATACGGTGCTCTTGTCGGGTACTTTAGGGCCACTATCGCAAACGGCATCGCGTATTTAGACAGCCAGACCGCCTCATCCGCGCCCATCCGGGTAATACCAGACAGCGCGCAAGGCCTGTCCACTCGATTCCCTCAACCCTACGGCAAAGCGATAAAGCGGCGAGCCAGAGTGGCAACGGTGGGTCAATTTGCGCTTTGTTGTTGTTAGGCGACGGGGCCAGTGACGCATGACGTCGATAGCACGGGTCATGAAAATACCTCTGCCATGCCAGTGAATTACCACAGCATTGCTCGCTGTGCCCGGTTCAGGATTTCGGCCTGTGGGGCTCTGCCGACCTATTTCAGGCCCCTGAGAGCCACAAGATATTGACAGTTAAACTATTGATTATTAGTTTAACGGTCCCCTTGCCGGAGACCGCCATGTCTATCTACGAACCACTCGAATCGAACGACTCTCGCCGCCATCTCAAGCTGCGCAGCCCTGTTACCCTCGAAGAGACCGGGGAACTGGTCTGCGCCAATGCGGAGGATGTCAAGCAGGCCATCGCCCGGGCGCGCGTCGCCCAACCAGCATGGGCCAGCACCAGCATGAAAGAGCGCAGGACTATCGTTGAGCGAGCATTAAAGATCGTACTGGAACGCCAGGACGAGATCATCGAAACAGTGGTCAAAGAGACCGGCAAATGCCGCACCGATGCCATGAGCATGGAGGTGTTCTCGGTAGCAGACCAGCTCTGCTACTACGCCAAGAATGCAGAGAAGTTCCTCAAGCCGCGTAAGCGCAAGGTGCACGGCCTGCTCAAATTAATGAAGCAGCTGCGTATTATGTACAAGCCACTGGGGGTCGTCGGGCTTATCACTCCCTGGAACGGTCCCTTTGTCCTGGTCATGAACCAGGCAACGCAGGCAGTTCTGGCGGGCAATACGGTGGTGGCAAAGGGTTCGGAGGTAACGCCCTATTCCGCCAAACTGGCGGAGGACATATACCGACAGGCCGGTCTGCCAGAGGGCGTACTGCAAGTATTGCTGGGCGACGGTGAGACCGGCGCAGCGATCGTCAACGGCGGCGTCGACAAGGTGTCTTTTACTGGCTCCGTCGCTACCGGCCGCAAGGTTGCCGAAGCCTGCGCCAGCCAGCTCATTCCCGTCACGCTGGAACTGGGTGGCAACGACGCCATGATCGTTTGCGCGGATGCGGACATCGACCGTGCGGCTGATGGCGCATGGGTAGGCTCCTGCATGAACACCGGGCACTACTGCTGTGGTACAGAGCGCATCTATGTCGTC from the Candidatus Marimicrobium litorale genome contains:
- a CDS encoding methyltransferase family protein yields the protein MVKRIIYPPIWLAFGLTAIFALNEFLPGLRFTSGISQGLGGGLIVIGLWLLVTAGGLFHRAGTDLVPFRNVTSLVTEGVYRFTRNPMYLGMLSVLLGCAVTVGSTCALAVPVLFGIIIELRFIRPEEAMLRELFPEDFAAYCERVRRWL
- a CDS encoding ZIP family metal transporter, whose amino-acid sequence is MTLSPGLLLIFYCVAIAGFSLLGGLLPRWIRMTHTRTQVIMSLVSGLMLGVAFYHLLPHSTALLGGAHGVDTAVWWLMIGLIVMLLLLRVFHFHQHDFSHEEEQHHHHEERGVAAAHGLSWMGIAFGLGLHTLIDGVALGAMMHGGATHGSVIGLGVFLAILLHKPLDAISIVTVMEAGGWSRSARTTTNLIFALMCPLGALMFYYGVDIIGGSEQVVAAALAFSAGAFICIALGDLLPEVHFHSHDKLKLSVAFLLGIALAFAIGSVEPPGIHLAAH
- a CDS encoding aldehyde dehydrogenase family protein, translating into MSIYEPLESNDSRRHLKLRSPVTLEETGELVCANAEDVKQAIARARVAQPAWASTSMKERRTIVERALKIVLERQDEIIETVVKETGKCRTDAMSMEVFSVADQLCYYAKNAEKFLKPRKRKVHGLLKLMKQLRIMYKPLGVVGLITPWNGPFVLVMNQATQAVLAGNTVVAKGSEVTPYSAKLAEDIYRQAGLPEGVLQVLLGDGETGAAIVNGGVDKVSFTGSVATGRKVAEACASQLIPVTLELGGNDAMIVCADADIDRAADGAWVGSCMNTGHYCCGTERIYVVKDVYDEFLRLILDKGKALRQGQKHGWDEDVGAVFWDRQMTIIEAHVEDARAKGATIHMGGRRNPELPGLYYEPTVITDVDNSMDIMILETFGPILCIQKVDSEAEALRLANDSEFGLNGNVWTKDKDKGYRMASAIDTGSCSVNDMAVSYGIPAAPFGGKKNSGLGQVNGKKGLRGYCHEMPIVIDRFGGKMQNGYPYDAKSAEGMKKLMEFLWVKTPIGRWMS